TTGGTAGTTATGATTGAAATATAAAACCCCAACAAACGAACAAAAAAACAACATGCAACAGACAATTTTAGTTACAGGTGGAGCAGGATTTATTGGCTCTCACGTATTGGATTTGATGGTTAATAAGTACTCTGATTACCAGTTTATTAATTTGGATGCTCTCACCTATGCGGGCAATCTCGAAAACCTCAAAAGCATCGAAAATGCACCGAATTATACCTTTGTGAAAGGCGACATTACGGACAATGATTTTGTGCAGAACCTTTTTGAACATTACCAATTTACGGGCGTGATTCACTTGGCGGCAGAATCACATGTTGATCGCTCAATTATCAGCCCAACGGATTTTATCTATACCAATATTGTAGGAACGGTGAATCTGTTGAACGCTGCCAAAAATTTGTGGAATGGAAATTATGAAGGAAAGCGATTCTATCAGGTTTCGACGGACGAAGTATATGGTAGTTTGGGAGCAGAAGGTTTGTTCACCGAAACAACCGCTTACGATCCTCGTTCGCCTTATTCGGCTTCCAAAGCAAGTGCCGATCATTTGGTGCGAGCCTATTGGCATACCTATCATTTGCCCGTAGTCGTTTCGAACTGCTCCAACAATTATGGCCCTTATCAGTTTCCCGAAAAGCTATTGCCGCTTGCCATCAACAACATCAAACAGGGTAAAAATATTCCGATTTATGGAGATGGAAAATACACCCGTGATTGGCTTTGGGTCAAAGACCATGCGGCTGCAATAGACTTGATTTTCCACGAAGGAGTTACCGCCGAAACCTATAATGTGGGCGGCAACAATGAATGGAAAAACATCGACCTCATTCACCTCCTCTGCAAAATTATGGACGAAAAATTGGGACGACCGAAAGGTGAAAGTGCTAAACTCATTACATTCGTTCGTGACCGTGCGGGACACGACCGCCGCTATGCGATTGATGCTTCCAAAATCAAACGTGAATTGGATTGGGAACCTTCCTTGACCTTTGAAGAAGGATTGGAGAAAACGGTGGATTGGTATTTGGCAAATGAAGAATGGCTGGACAATGTAACTTCTGGGGCATACCAGCAGTATTATGAACAACAGTATGTGTAGTATGTTGATTAATAATAGTTTTTATAAAAAAGAATAAGGCTCGAAAAGAACCTCAATGAATTTCATTGAGGTTTTTTATGTGCCTTATAAACGCAAATACATGGGTTTTGCAGTGAGTTAAAGCACAGTCATATTTTTGAAACAACAATTCACAAATCCAATTTCATCTGTGCGTCTTCCGAAAATTCTATAAAAGCGTAAATATCCTTCAATGAGATTTCTGCATCAATGGAATGAATGTGAATATTTTCCTCCAAACCTATCGCATGAGAAATGTGCCAATGCTCCCTATTCTCCTAATAATAGCCTTCTACAAAGGGTTGGTCTTGGTGGACTAAAATGTATTCTCGGAAGGAAGGCAGGGATTTGTAAAATCGGAACTTTGCTCCCCTATCAAAAGCAGCTGTGCTGGGAGACAATACTTCTACAATTAGCTTGGGATTGGTAATGACATCTTTCCGTTTTGCATAGAATTCTAGTTTATCGCATACGACCATTGCATCTAGATAAACACCTCTATTTACAGATTCGATATAGACCTTTAAATCACTCATAAAGGGGCGGCAATTTCCCTCTTTGCTGCGTAAAACGAATGATAAACTTGAATATACATTTCCACAAATGTTATTGTGATTTGGAGAACCTCCCGCCATTGCCCACACAAATCCATCGTGGTATTCGTGCTTTGCTTCGGATTGTTCCTCCAATTCCAAATAATCAGAAAAGCTAATTTTTTTTCGTGCTAAATTCTGCATAATTGATAAATGGTCATTTGGTTGTGA
The Chitinophagales bacterium genome window above contains:
- the rfbB gene encoding dTDP-glucose 4,6-dehydratase; this translates as MQQTILVTGGAGFIGSHVLDLMVNKYSDYQFINLDALTYAGNLENLKSIENAPNYTFVKGDITDNDFVQNLFEHYQFTGVIHLAAESHVDRSIISPTDFIYTNIVGTVNLLNAAKNLWNGNYEGKRFYQVSTDEVYGSLGAEGLFTETTAYDPRSPYSASKASADHLVRAYWHTYHLPVVVSNCSNNYGPYQFPEKLLPLAINNIKQGKNIPIYGDGKYTRDWLWVKDHAAAIDLIFHEGVTAETYNVGGNNEWKNIDLIHLLCKIMDEKLGRPKGESAKLITFVRDRAGHDRRYAIDASKIKRELDWEPSLTFEEGLEKTVDWYLANEEWLDNVTSGAYQQYYEQQYV
- a CDS encoding Uma2 family endonuclease, which encodes MQNLARKKISFSDYLELEEQSEAKHEYHDGFVWAMAGGSPNHNNICGNVYSSLSFVLRSKEGNCRPFMSDLKVYIESVNRGVYLDAMVVCDKLEFYAKRKDVITNPKLIVEVLSPSTAAFDRGAKFRFYKSLPSFREYILVHQDQPFVEGYY